Proteins found in one Desulfovibrio sp. genomic segment:
- a CDS encoding transcriptional regulator, giving the protein MVTQRFYNIEELSTILGKSIAAVHGHLARKQYDAVPPPMKLGRRLAWLVEAVDAWIDAKAAQADIKANAERGHSVPPVRRRGRPTKTEQRARGGR; this is encoded by the coding sequence ATGGTCACCCAACGTTTTTACAACATCGAAGAGCTGTCCACCATCCTGGGGAAAAGCATCGCAGCGGTCCATGGGCATCTCGCCCGAAAGCAGTATGACGCTGTTCCTCCTCCCATGAAGTTGGGACGCCGCTTGGCTTGGCTGGTGGAAGCCGTTGATGCGTGGATCGATGCCAAGGCCGCCCAGGCCGACATCAAGGCGAACGCCGAAAGAGGTCACTCTGTGCCCCCTGTCAGGCGTCGCGGCAGGCCGACAAAAACGGAACAGAGGGCCAGGGGTGGGAGATGA